One Coffea arabica cultivar ET-39 chromosome 5e, Coffea Arabica ET-39 HiFi, whole genome shotgun sequence DNA segment encodes these proteins:
- the LOC113688336 gene encoding uncharacterized protein: MSKGRPPEPLDFFIWTVEDVGLWLEEINLGSYRQIFKENGVNGEYLEGMSMFTTEQILRFIRRCHMKWGDFITLCKELRRIKVACLKGEQKVRRPWWAPSCLSVVFVKVSKRNRQSRVVSLKLEP, translated from the exons ATGAGCAAAGGACGGCCACCGGAGCCTCTTGATTTTTTCATTTGGACTGTTGAg GACGTTGGCTTGTGGTTAGAAGAGATAAATCTCGGCAGCTACCGCCAAATCTTTAAAGAGAATGGCGTAAATGGAGAGTATTTGGAAGGGATGTCTATGTTTACAACTGAACAGATACTTCGATTCATAAGAAGGTGCCACATGAAATGGGGGGACTTTATAACATTATGCAAGGAGCTGAGGCGAATAAAAG tGGCTTGTTTGAAAGGAGAGCAAAAGGTCCGTCGACCATGGTGGGCCCCATCATGCCTTTCAGTTGTCTTTGTCAAGGTGTCAAAGAGGAACAGGCAGTCAAGAGTGGTTTCATTGAAGCTGGAACCTTGA